The Aurantiacibacter arachoides genome window below encodes:
- a CDS encoding Hsp70 family protein: MRAVGIDFGTTNSVIASADGAGDTALVDFATPHGASEVFRSALCFWQDDAIRGGLGHEAGPWAIAEFLDFPQGSRFLQSFKSLAANPLFETANLFDKRLRFEELGQIFLAHLVAHAGGPLSDLPDRIVVGRPVRYAGARPDPALARARYNAMFAALGREIHYVYEPMGAAYGFASQLDEPATLLVADFGGGTTDFSVVRAAEPGAARRCIPLGSAGIGIAGDTFDYRIMDNIVLPLLGKGGTYRSFDKALEIPAGHFADFGDWSRLALMRNRRTLAELSRLQRSATDPAAIARMVAVIEGELGYALYEAIGLVKRTLSSETQAEFVFEAPGLAIEARVERQHFERWIAADLQRIDKTVDLALEQAGLAPDDIDHVFLTGGSSQIPAVRRLFAQRFGEGRLVMGNELTSIAHGLGLMAAGADLADWIIEDEQQS, encoded by the coding sequence ATGCGTGCCGTCGGCATCGATTTCGGCACGACCAACTCGGTCATCGCGTCTGCCGATGGCGCCGGTGACACGGCGCTGGTCGATTTCGCCACGCCGCACGGTGCGTCCGAGGTCTTCCGCTCTGCGCTCTGTTTCTGGCAGGACGATGCGATACGCGGCGGTCTGGGGCACGAGGCGGGCCCATGGGCCATCGCCGAGTTCCTCGATTTTCCGCAAGGCAGCCGTTTCCTGCAATCGTTCAAGTCGCTGGCTGCCAACCCCCTGTTCGAAACCGCCAACCTGTTCGACAAGCGGCTGCGGTTCGAAGAGCTGGGGCAAATATTCCTGGCGCACCTGGTGGCCCATGCGGGCGGGCCGCTGTCCGACCTGCCGGACAGGATCGTGGTGGGCCGTCCGGTGCGCTACGCCGGCGCCCGGCCCGATCCGGCGCTGGCGCGCGCGCGGTACAATGCGATGTTCGCTGCCCTCGGGCGCGAAATCCACTATGTCTACGAACCGATGGGCGCAGCATACGGCTTTGCTTCGCAGCTCGATGAGCCCGCGACCTTGCTGGTGGCCGATTTCGGCGGCGGGACCACCGATTTCTCGGTTGTCCGCGCAGCCGAGCCCGGCGCGGCGCGGCGGTGCATACCCTTGGGGTCTGCCGGCATCGGCATCGCTGGGGACACGTTCGATTACCGGATCATGGACAACATCGTGCTGCCCTTGCTGGGCAAGGGCGGGACCTATCGCTCCTTCGACAAGGCGCTGGAGATTCCGGCCGGCCATTTTGCCGATTTTGGCGACTGGTCGCGCCTTGCCCTGATGCGCAACCGGCGCACGCTTGCCGAATTGTCGCGATTGCAGCGCAGCGCAACCGATCCCGCAGCGATCGCGCGCATGGTCGCAGTGATCGAGGGCGAGCTGGGCTACGCGCTTTACGAGGCGATCGGGCTGGTAAAACGCACGCTTTCAAGCGAGACCCAGGCCGAGTTCGTCTTTGAAGCACCGGGCCTCGCCATCGAGGCGAGGGTCGAGCGCCAGCATTTCGAAAGGTGGATCGCCGCGGATCTCCAGCGCATCGACAAGACAGTCGACCTTGCGCTGGAGCAGGCCGGCCTTGCCCCAGACGACATCGACCATGTGTTCCTGACCGGCGGGTCCTCGCAGATACCGGCAGTGCGCCGGCTGTTCGCGCAGCGTTTCGGTGAAGGCCGGCTGGTGATGGGCAATGAACTAACCTCGATTGCCCACGGACTGGGATTGATGGCTGCCGGCGCCGACCTTGCCGACTGGATTATCGAGGACGAGCAGCAGAGCTAG
- a CDS encoding DUF885 domain-containing protein produces the protein MIHRLLPFVLLAGCATHAEPVLIAGPVDARPADQTYAQEDARLLAFLDAAFDAQSALSPEQLTSLGSRQDYDRLGDYTLESGDAEMQLAERQLAQMRAQFDPARLGASARLSYILFEREVERRREDDRFRAYGFPVSTNGTPAGSIPVFLINQHRVETVADARAYIARLRDSERVMRETVAVMEQQAALGIVPPAMVFAPATADARSILTGAPFASGPDNPIWADFQAKVNALDIPDGEKTELLGDARAALTGPFRNGVETLIAGIQALEPRADGNNGAWSLPDGDAYYANRLAAYTTTDLSADQIHTIGLEQVAAIRAEMEEVRREIGFTGTLEEFFAALRSDPAYKYPNTAEGRERYLEEARALIASVMALAPQYFERLPEAALEVRAVEPFRQDTAAVAFYNRPAPDGTRPGIFYVNLADMNQVNRIQTDAIAAHEGAPGHHFQIARAQELQGIPKFRRFGGYSAYTEGWGLYSERLADEMGVYTTPEQRFGMLSLQMWRAIRLVLDTGIHAKRWSREEAIAYFRANSPNSERDMAKEVDRYINNPGQATSYMIGQLRIAELRDRAETELGPRFDIRAFHEAVLGQGALPLDTLETQVDAYIARIKQQS, from the coding sequence ATGATCCATCGCCTGCTACCCTTCGTTCTTCTCGCCGGCTGCGCCACACATGCAGAGCCGGTCTTGATCGCCGGGCCGGTTGACGCCCGCCCGGCAGACCAAACGTATGCTCAGGAAGACGCGCGTCTGCTCGCCTTTCTCGACGCCGCGTTCGATGCCCAGAGCGCCCTCAGTCCGGAACAGCTGACGAGCCTGGGATCGCGGCAGGATTACGACAGGCTCGGCGACTACACGCTCGAATCCGGCGACGCGGAAATGCAGCTCGCAGAGCGCCAGCTGGCGCAGATGCGCGCGCAATTCGATCCCGCGCGATTGGGTGCCTCGGCCCGGCTCAGCTACATCCTGTTCGAACGCGAGGTGGAGCGTCGCCGCGAAGACGATCGGTTCCGCGCCTATGGCTTCCCGGTTTCGACCAACGGCACGCCGGCCGGCAGCATCCCGGTCTTCCTCATCAACCAGCACAGGGTGGAAACCGTCGCCGACGCACGCGCCTATATCGCCCGGCTGCGCGACAGTGAGCGCGTGATGCGTGAGACCGTAGCGGTAATGGAGCAGCAGGCAGCGCTCGGCATCGTGCCGCCCGCCATGGTGTTCGCACCGGCGACCGCCGACGCCCGCAGCATCCTGACGGGGGCGCCGTTCGCCTCCGGCCCGGACAACCCGATCTGGGCCGATTTCCAGGCAAAGGTGAACGCGCTGGATATCCCCGATGGTGAGAAGACCGAACTGCTGGGGGACGCACGCGCAGCGCTGACCGGCCCGTTCCGCAACGGGGTCGAAACGCTGATTGCCGGGATCCAGGCGCTCGAACCGCGTGCCGATGGCAACAACGGCGCATGGAGCCTGCCGGACGGCGACGCCTATTACGCCAATCGCCTGGCAGCCTACACCACCACCGATCTTTCCGCCGACCAGATCCACACGATCGGGCTTGAGCAGGTGGCCGCCATTCGGGCCGAGATGGAAGAGGTCAGGCGGGAGATCGGCTTCACCGGCACGCTGGAGGAATTCTTCGCCGCGCTGCGAAGCGATCCGGCCTACAAATACCCCAACACCGCCGAAGGGCGGGAGCGCTATCTGGAGGAAGCCCGTGCGCTGATCGCGAGTGTCATGGCCCTGGCCCCGCAATATTTCGAGCGTCTTCCCGAGGCCGCGCTGGAAGTGCGCGCGGTGGAACCATTCCGCCAGGACACCGCCGCCGTCGCCTTTTACAATCGCCCCGCGCCCGATGGCACGCGGCCCGGCATCTTCTACGTCAATCTGGCGGACATGAACCAGGTCAACCGCATCCAGACCGATGCCATTGCCGCGCACGAGGGTGCGCCCGGCCACCACTTCCAGATCGCCCGCGCGCAGGAGCTGCAGGGTATACCCAAGTTCCGGCGCTTCGGCGGATACAGCGCCTACACCGAAGGCTGGGGGCTGTATTCGGAGCGGCTGGCGGACGAGATGGGCGTCTACACCACGCCTGAACAGCGCTTCGGAATGCTGTCGCTGCAGATGTGGCGCGCAATCCGGCTGGTGCTCGATACCGGCATCCATGCCAAGCGCTGGTCGCGGGAGGAGGCAATCGCCTATTTCCGCGCCAATTCTCCCAATTCCGAACGCGACATGGCCAAGGAAGTCGATCGCTACATCAACAATCCCGGCCAGGCGACCAGCTACATGATCGGCCAGCTGAGGATCGCGGAATTGCGCGACCGTGCGGAGACCGAGCTGGGCCCCCGCTTCGATATTCGCGCTTTTCACGAGGCGGTGCTGGGTCAGGGCGCATTGCCGCTCGATACGCTCGAGACGCAGGTGGATGCCTACATCGCGCGCATCAAACAACAGTCGTGA
- a CDS encoding cytochrome c oxidase assembly protein, producing the protein MTTTHAQRWHPYCGEAPGPAHWLAHWNWDWVLLGSLAVLLLFGFKASRATMRSQLAATACMVILFVTPLCALGSALFLARSIHHLALALVLAPLLVGAVGARAFPNVSLGLATVVQTAILWAWHVPASYAQAMSNDLVFWAMQVSITLSAAAWWVSVRRATALGAAAGLLAQMVQMGVLGALLVFAGRALYAPHWLTTTLWGLTALEDQQVAGLVMWVGGGGAYLLLAMAMLWRALGADARPLPASRPA; encoded by the coding sequence ATGACGACGACCCATGCGCAACGCTGGCATCCCTACTGCGGTGAAGCGCCGGGACCGGCACACTGGCTGGCGCACTGGAACTGGGATTGGGTCCTGCTCGGTTCGCTCGCCGTGCTGCTGCTGTTCGGTTTCAAGGCGTCGCGGGCAACGATGCGCAGCCAATTGGCGGCGACCGCCTGCATGGTGATCCTGTTCGTCACGCCCTTGTGCGCGCTGGGCTCTGCCCTGTTCCTTGCCCGTTCGATCCACCACCTGGCGCTCGCGCTGGTGCTCGCGCCGTTGCTGGTCGGGGCGGTCGGGGCAAGGGCCTTTCCGAACGTTTCGCTGGGGCTTGCCACGGTGGTGCAGACCGCAATCTTGTGGGCCTGGCACGTGCCGGCCTCTTACGCGCAGGCCATGTCGAACGACCTGGTGTTCTGGGCAATGCAGGTATCGATCACTCTCAGTGCTGCCGCCTGGTGGGTTTCCGTGCGCCGCGCAACGGCGCTGGGCGCGGCGGCGGGCCTGCTGGCGCAGATGGTGCAGATGGGCGTGCTGGGCGCTCTGCTCGTCTTCGCCGGCCGGGCGCTCTACGCGCCGCACTGGCTGACAACGACGCTCTGGGGCCTCACCGCGCTGGAGGATCAGCAGGTCGCCGGCCTGGTCATGTGGGTCGGCGGGGGCGGGGCCTACCTGCTGCTGGCAATGGCCATGCTCTGGCGCGCGCTGGGGGCCGACGCCCGGCCATTGCCCGCCTCTCGCCCTGCATGA
- a CDS encoding cytochrome b encodes MNRLGQWAKGYRDRGRYTPVGVAFHWIMAAVVIFQLGTGWWIQRYLVGGEKLDAYALHSQIGLSLLALGLLRLLWRLIVPGPINDADEPGVASTIAHITHAIFYALFTILPLSGWAMWSAIQPARPLFLAGIIPVPPMPFYDLSRAWQFRVLDWAMDVHVAAVIVLALLVPAHALAAIKHHFIDGDDVLEGMFPEVQDRRQHPQGARHTPPPLADRSDAERG; translated from the coding sequence ATGAACAGGCTGGGGCAATGGGCCAAGGGCTACCGGGACCGGGGCCGGTACACGCCGGTGGGCGTAGCCTTCCACTGGATCATGGCGGCCGTCGTCATTTTCCAGCTGGGCACCGGCTGGTGGATCCAGCGCTATCTTGTCGGGGGCGAGAAGCTGGATGCCTATGCCCTGCATTCGCAGATAGGGCTAAGCCTGCTGGCACTGGGCCTGCTGCGGCTGCTGTGGCGCCTGATCGTGCCGGGACCCATCAACGATGCCGACGAACCGGGTGTCGCATCGACGATCGCCCACATCACGCACGCGATATTCTATGCGCTGTTCACCATCCTGCCACTGTCGGGCTGGGCGATGTGGTCGGCGATCCAGCCGGCGCGGCCGCTGTTTCTTGCAGGGATCATCCCGGTCCCGCCCATGCCGTTCTACGACCTGTCGCGCGCCTGGCAGTTCCGCGTGCTGGACTGGGCGATGGACGTGCACGTGGCGGCGGTCATCGTTCTGGCGCTGCTGGTCCCCGCCCATGCGCTGGCGGCGATCAAACACCATTTCATCGACGGGGACGACGTTCTGGAAGGCATGTTTCCGGAAGTGCAGGATCGCCGCCAGCATCCGCAAGGCGCGCGGCATACGCCGCCACCGCTTGCCGATCGGTCGGATGCAGAGCGCGGCTGA
- a CDS encoding c-type cytochrome, which produces MIAALVLAATAAACKPPVEARHEFAPEVVERGRAVATAAGCAACHALPGVDWPRGDAGPDLTAFDGRGPIAGALPNTPANLAAFVRNAPLAKPGSTMPPMPITQSEARAVAAYLYGSADD; this is translated from the coding sequence GTGATCGCCGCGCTTGTGCTGGCAGCGACGGCCGCAGCTTGCAAGCCGCCGGTCGAGGCGCGTCACGAATTTGCCCCCGAGGTGGTGGAGCGCGGCCGTGCCGTGGCCACCGCCGCAGGCTGCGCCGCGTGTCACGCCCTTCCCGGCGTCGACTGGCCGCGCGGCGATGCCGGGCCGGACCTGACCGCTTTCGACGGGCGCGGCCCGATCGCCGGTGCCTTGCCCAACACGCCCGCCAACCTGGCCGCCTTCGTGCGCAATGCCCCGCTTGCCAAGCCCGGCAGCACGATGCCGCCCATGCCGATCACGCAATCAGAGGCGCGCGCCGTTGCCGCCTATCTCTATGGTAGTGCCGATGACTGA
- a CDS encoding c-type cytochrome produces the protein MTDTRTVFDAWWGWPPPVLDPAGPYAESVTVLAWALFAMGGVVTAIVAAALYVALFGPAKWKARIGGEKTVWIMGVAFPGVVLAGLLVWGLTLTASLTDPIRGDEQRIRVTGHMWWWDVEYLDAAGRVILRDANEVHLPVGRPVVLELRSADVIHSFWVPNLSGKEDMIPGRTNTLKVQADRAGHYGGVCAEYCGGPHALMGFVAVAHEEADYRRFLAGERLGPSGLAEQQDVPGALPDMARRTAAIARGPAAGGAPDGEALFMASGCAACHRVEGTQANGLSGPDLTHLARRQTLGAGVLPNNRGTLQGWITDSQAIKPGNRMPSYDLLSAQEIAAIAAWLDTPR, from the coding sequence ATGACTGACACCCGGACCGTATTCGATGCCTGGTGGGGCTGGCCGCCGCCCGTGCTCGACCCCGCAGGGCCTTATGCCGAAAGCGTGACCGTGCTCGCCTGGGCGCTGTTCGCCATGGGCGGCGTGGTGACCGCTATCGTCGCCGCGGCGCTGTACGTCGCGCTGTTCGGCCCGGCGAAATGGAAGGCGCGGATCGGCGGTGAGAAGACAGTCTGGATCATGGGTGTCGCCTTTCCCGGCGTGGTGCTGGCGGGCCTGCTGGTCTGGGGGCTGACGCTCACCGCCTCGCTGACCGATCCCATTCGCGGCGACGAGCAGCGCATTCGGGTGACGGGGCACATGTGGTGGTGGGATGTCGAATATCTTGACGCGGCGGGCCGGGTGATCCTGCGCGATGCCAACGAAGTCCACCTGCCGGTCGGGCGCCCGGTGGTGCTCGAACTGCGCAGCGCCGACGTGATCCACAGTTTCTGGGTGCCCAATCTTTCGGGCAAGGAGGACATGATCCCCGGCCGCACCAACACGCTGAAGGTGCAGGCCGACCGGGCCGGCCACTACGGCGGGGTCTGCGCCGAATACTGCGGCGGGCCGCACGCGCTGATGGGCTTCGTCGCCGTCGCGCACGAGGAGGCTGACTATCGCCGCTTCCTCGCCGGAGAGCGGCTGGGGCCGTCGGGTCTTGCCGAACAACAGGACGTGCCCGGCGCGCTGCCGGACATGGCACGGCGCACGGCGGCCATCGCCCGCGGCCCGGCTGCGGGCGGCGCTCCGGATGGCGAGGCGCTGTTCATGGCCAGCGGCTGCGCTGCCTGCCACCGCGTGGAGGGCACGCAGGCGAACGGGCTGTCCGGACCAGACCTGACGCATCTCGCCCGCCGTCAAACGCTGGGTGCGGGCGTGTTGCCCAACAATCGCGGCACGCTGCAGGGGTGGATCACCGACAGCCAGGCGATCAAGCCTGGCAACCGGATGCCGAGCTATGATCTGCTGTCCGCGCAGGAAATCGCAGCCATCGCGGCCTGGCTGGACACCCCGCGATGA